In Archangium lipolyticum, a single genomic region encodes these proteins:
- a CDS encoding translation initiation factor, whose amino-acid sequence MAKQKDKDSSGKQDPKAKGFNNPFARLEGLRDTLPSTKPQVRREDFPEEPPPQGPERAVVRLETGRGDKEVTVVEGLGLPGAELEAWLQALQRALACRGSVEGERLVLQGDHRFTLPDLLLRRGVKRVVHG is encoded by the coding sequence ATGGCGAAACAGAAGGACAAGGACTCCAGCGGCAAGCAGGACCCGAAGGCGAAGGGCTTCAACAACCCGTTCGCCCGGCTCGAGGGCCTGCGCGACACCCTGCCCTCCACGAAGCCCCAGGTGCGGCGGGAGGACTTCCCCGAGGAGCCTCCACCCCAGGGCCCCGAGCGCGCGGTGGTGCGGCTCGAGACGGGCCGCGGCGACAAGGAGGTGACGGTGGTGGAGGGGCTGGGCCTGCCGGGAGCCGAGCTGGAGGCGTGGCTCCAGGCCCTGCAGCGGGCTCTGGCCTGCCGGGGCTCGGTGGAGGGCGAGCGGCTGGTCCTCCAGGGAGACCACCGCTTCACGCTGCCGGATCTGCTGCTGCGCCGGGGCGTCAAGCGCGTGGTGCACGGCTGA
- a CDS encoding class I SAM-dependent rRNA methyltransferase produces MSARTASLADVLREARERRAPLREDPRTTAFRLVNGGPDGVPDVTVDVFEHVHVVSLYRDFTPAEEVALLDAMESAWAPRSVYLKRRPREARHLANVAKEQLAPEVAARGESVESLVALENGLRFLIRPGQGLSVGLYLDMRDTREWLSGQVRGRTVLNLFSYTCGFGVAATAGGAKRVLNIDASRRVLDWGEENARLNGQPVDRYDYVAGDVFEWLGRLARKGETFDVVVADPPSFATTRTSRFSAARDYASLAEAAARVVAPGGRLVACCNLATLEPRRFDAMVTEGVSRAGRKGRGVHQPGPSPVDFPASAEHPAALKVRVLELS; encoded by the coding sequence ATGAGCGCTCGCACCGCCTCTCTCGCGGACGTGCTCCGCGAGGCCCGGGAGCGGCGCGCGCCGCTGCGGGAGGATCCGCGCACCACCGCCTTCCGGCTCGTCAATGGCGGGCCCGACGGCGTCCCGGACGTGACGGTGGACGTCTTCGAGCACGTGCACGTGGTGAGCCTCTACCGGGACTTCACGCCGGCCGAGGAGGTGGCGCTCCTGGATGCGATGGAGTCCGCCTGGGCGCCCCGCAGCGTGTACCTCAAGCGAAGGCCCCGGGAAGCGCGCCACCTGGCCAACGTGGCGAAGGAGCAGCTCGCCCCCGAGGTGGCCGCGCGTGGCGAGTCGGTGGAGTCGCTGGTGGCGCTGGAGAACGGGTTGCGCTTCCTCATCCGTCCCGGGCAGGGCCTTTCGGTGGGCCTCTACCTGGACATGCGTGACACGCGGGAGTGGCTGTCCGGGCAGGTGCGGGGCCGCACGGTGCTCAACCTCTTCTCCTATACGTGTGGCTTCGGCGTGGCGGCCACCGCGGGCGGGGCGAAGCGCGTCCTCAACATCGACGCCAGCCGCCGTGTGCTGGATTGGGGCGAGGAGAACGCCCGCCTCAATGGCCAGCCGGTGGACCGGTACGACTACGTGGCGGGGGACGTCTTCGAGTGGCTCGGACGCCTCGCGCGCAAGGGGGAGACGTTCGACGTGGTGGTGGCGGATCCGCCCTCGTTCGCGACCACGCGCACCAGCCGCTTCTCCGCCGCGCGGGACTACGCCAGCCTGGCCGAGGCCGCCGCCCGCGTGGTGGCGCCCGGGGGCCGGTTGGTGGCGTGTTGCAACCTCGCCACCCTGGAGCCCCGCCGCTTCGATGCCATGGTGACGGAGGGGGTGTCCCGGGCCGGCCGGAAGGGCAGGGGGGTGCACCAGCCAGGTCCCTCGCCGGTGGACTTTCCCGCCTCCGCCGAGCACCCGGCCGCGCTGAAGGTGCGGGTGCTCGAGCTGTCCTGA
- a CDS encoding response regulator — protein sequence MTRKKILLVDDSNTVLLMHRMMLSGGSYDLLIARDGSEAVDLALRERPDLIFMDVIMPRMDGFQACKRIREDPEMKSTPIIMVTTRGEPHNVKAGYESGCTEYITKPFDKSELMDKLRHHLGE from the coding sequence ATGACGCGAAAGAAGATCCTCCTCGTGGATGACTCGAACACCGTCCTGCTCATGCACCGGATGATGCTGAGTGGCGGCAGCTATGATCTGCTGATCGCCCGCGATGGCTCGGAGGCGGTGGATCTGGCGCTCCGCGAACGGCCGGACCTCATCTTCATGGATGTGATCATGCCCCGGATGGATGGATTCCAGGCCTGCAAGCGGATCCGCGAGGACCCGGAGATGAAATCCACCCCCATCATCATGGTCACCACCCGTGGCGAGCCACACAACGTGAAGGCTGGCTACGAGAGCGGCTGCACCGAATACATCACCAAACCCTTCGACAAGAGCGAGCTGATGGACAAGCTTCGCCACCACCTCGGCGAGTAG
- a CDS encoding amidohydrolase family protein — MEGRLVLKNCSIFRADGRGRTGMAIVVEDGLIRRVAPDADVPVLPGDWEVSCRGRLVLPGLVDCHSHLVGDLLSPASGEVLLHPPQARLDYERRLSSRLTAQDVEVLSLHAMARALHSGVTLAVEHLSCPGDVAGGLEAQARAAERLGLRLVSSHATHSLDGAPLADAQAEANADFVRRRSSHPLVRGALGFHASWTSGDSLLRRLGVLREVSGAPVVFHLSEGDHDLATTWEHHGQRVVPRLESFGLLGPLSVAAYARSVDDAESIRLAQSGTCVALGPGAALLVEPSGRALETLLGRQNLMGLGSGGHGNLWDALAAALVTAVGAARGSRLVDPDGVLVQLFADGPAEVCSRLFGVPSGAVEEGRLADLVVFDCVPSVEQDSGQAPHLLGQIGRSRVAWNIVHGRVTIREGQLLGVDEVELAHEAARVLTSVRARARAWDAETPGGPVGGG, encoded by the coding sequence ATGGAAGGCCGCCTGGTCCTCAAGAATTGCTCCATCTTCCGCGCGGACGGCCGGGGGCGCACCGGGATGGCCATCGTCGTCGAGGATGGTCTCATCCGCCGGGTCGCTCCCGATGCCGACGTGCCCGTGCTGCCCGGGGATTGGGAGGTCTCCTGCCGCGGGCGGCTGGTGCTTCCCGGCCTCGTGGACTGCCACTCCCACCTGGTGGGCGATCTGCTCTCGCCGGCCTCGGGAGAGGTCCTCCTGCACCCACCCCAGGCGCGGCTCGACTATGAGCGGCGCCTGTCCTCGCGCCTCACCGCCCAGGACGTGGAGGTGCTCTCCCTGCATGCCATGGCCCGGGCCCTTCATTCGGGCGTCACCCTGGCGGTGGAGCACCTGTCCTGCCCGGGGGACGTGGCCGGGGGGCTCGAGGCCCAGGCGCGCGCGGCGGAGCGGCTCGGCCTGCGCCTGGTGTCGAGCCATGCCACCCACAGCCTCGACGGTGCTCCCCTGGCCGACGCTCAGGCCGAGGCCAATGCCGACTTCGTGCGCCGCCGGAGTTCCCATCCGCTCGTGCGCGGCGCGCTCGGCTTCCACGCCTCGTGGACGAGCGGGGACTCGCTGCTGCGCAGGCTCGGCGTGCTGCGCGAGGTCTCCGGCGCACCCGTCGTCTTCCACCTCTCCGAGGGTGACCATGACCTGGCCACCACCTGGGAGCACCATGGGCAGCGGGTGGTGCCCCGGCTGGAGTCCTTCGGGCTGCTCGGGCCACTCTCGGTGGCCGCGTACGCGCGCTCCGTGGACGACGCCGAGTCCATCCGCCTGGCCCAGTCCGGCACCTGCGTGGCGCTCGGCCCCGGGGCGGCGCTCCTCGTCGAGCCCAGTGGCCGGGCCCTGGAGACGCTGCTCGGGCGCCAGAACCTGATGGGACTGGGCAGTGGTGGGCACGGCAACCTCTGGGACGCGCTGGCCGCCGCGCTCGTGACGGCGGTGGGGGCGGCGCGGGGCTCGCGGCTGGTGGACCCGGATGGCGTGCTGGTGCAGCTCTTCGCGGATGGCCCGGCGGAGGTGTGCTCGCGCCTCTTCGGCGTCCCCTCCGGCGCGGTGGAGGAGGGACGGCTCGCGGACCTGGTGGTGTTCGACTGCGTGCCCTCCGTCGAGCAGGACAGCGGGCAGGCCCCGCATCTGCTGGGGCAGATCGGGCGTTCCCGGGTGGCGTGGAACATCGTGCACGGCCGTGTCACCATCCGCGAGGGGCAGCTGCTCGGCGTGGACGAGGTGGAGCTGGCGCACGAGGCCGCCCGCGTCCTCACCTCCGTGCGGGCGCGTGCCCGTGCCTGGGATGCCGAGACTCCCGGGGGCCCGGTGGGCGGGGGATGA
- the truA gene encoding tRNA pseudouridine(38-40) synthase TruA — protein sequence MPRLKLTLEYDGTRYVGWQVQPNGVSIQARLAGALEQLLGERVAVEAAGRTDAGVHATGQVVCFDTRRTLPLKAYWKGLNGFLPEDIAVVRAEEVPPDFDPRRWSLGKRYRYRVSNKPTRSPLRRFTHWEVFSPLAVEAMQRAAAHLVGRHDFSSFRASDCQAAHAMREVRRVDVQGTSGDAVSFTVEGTAFLKHMVRNLVGTLVEVGKGRRPEDWVAEVLAARDRKRAGPTAPAHGLVMEEVFYGEGPPPRTPGGTADGDDEE from the coding sequence ATGCCCCGGCTGAAGCTGACCCTCGAATACGACGGCACCCGCTACGTGGGCTGGCAGGTGCAGCCCAACGGTGTCTCCATCCAGGCCCGGCTGGCGGGGGCGCTGGAGCAACTGCTCGGTGAGCGGGTGGCCGTGGAGGCGGCCGGCCGCACGGACGCGGGCGTGCATGCCACCGGGCAGGTGGTGTGCTTCGACACGCGGCGCACGCTGCCGCTCAAGGCGTACTGGAAGGGGCTCAACGGCTTCCTGCCCGAGGACATCGCCGTCGTCCGCGCGGAGGAGGTGCCCCCGGACTTCGACCCGCGCCGCTGGTCCCTCGGCAAGCGCTACCGCTACCGGGTGAGCAACAAGCCCACGCGCTCGCCCCTGCGCCGTTTCACCCACTGGGAGGTGTTCTCCCCCCTGGCGGTGGAGGCCATGCAACGCGCCGCCGCGCACCTGGTGGGCCGGCACGACTTCTCCTCCTTCCGGGCCTCGGACTGCCAGGCCGCCCACGCCATGCGCGAGGTGCGCCGGGTGGACGTCCAGGGCACCTCCGGCGATGCGGTTTCCTTCACCGTCGAGGGCACCGCCTTCCTCAAGCACATGGTGCGCAACCTCGTGGGCACCCTGGTGGAGGTGGGCAAGGGGCGCCGTCCCGAGGACTGGGTGGCCGAGGTCCTCGCCGCGCGAGACCGCAAGCGCGCCGGCCCCACCGCGCCGGCCCACGGGCTCGTCATGGAGGAGGTCTTCTATGGAGAGGGCCCGCCTCCTCGCACCCCGGGCGGCACGGCGGACGGAGATGACGAGGAGTGA
- a CDS encoding GAF domain-containing protein, with product MTSDRARLREENEALRHQVATLRQELTCLEEQMSFLVNLCVASHRLHETADRRELLGILREILNNIVGSEELGIFELDAKRSVLSLVDSMGIDPAGFQSIALGAGVIGHTALTGKTFIAGDGAAPTGTGLEPGLTACIPLRCFGGDVWGVIAIFGMLPQKPALKPQDRELFALLERQAGLVLAMTRPD from the coding sequence ATGACCTCGGACCGTGCCAGGCTGCGGGAGGAGAACGAGGCCCTGCGACATCAGGTGGCCACCCTGCGCCAGGAGCTGACCTGCCTCGAAGAGCAGATGTCCTTCCTGGTCAACCTCTGCGTGGCCAGCCACCGGCTGCACGAGACGGCCGACCGGCGGGAGCTGCTCGGCATCCTCCGGGAGATCCTCAACAACATCGTCGGCTCGGAGGAGCTGGGCATCTTCGAGCTCGATGCGAAGCGCTCGGTGCTGAGCCTGGTGGACTCGATGGGCATCGACCCGGCGGGCTTCCAGTCCATTGCCCTGGGCGCCGGTGTCATCGGGCACACGGCACTCACCGGAAAGACCTTCATCGCGGGCGATGGCGCGGCTCCCACGGGCACCGGGCTCGAGCCGGGGCTGACCGCCTGCATCCCGCTTCGCTGCTTCGGCGGCGATGTCTGGGGGGTCATCGCCATCTTCGGAATGCTGCCGCAGAAGCCCGCGCTCAAACCCCAGGACCGGGAGCTGTTCGCGCTGCTGGAGAGGCAAGCCGGCCTGGTCCTCGCCATGACCCGGCCCGACTGA
- a CDS encoding serine/threonine protein kinase has translation MSPVAPRSSVTFGQYTLIDRLAVGGMAEVFLAHHSGQDGFDKPVVIKRIRPHLSRQPAFVRMFLNEARLAAQLNHPNIVQIHDLGKVGDSYYIGMEYLFGRDMRRVVPKAESLGIPFPMVYALKIASSVCEGLYYAHQKVDLYGAPLNIVHRDVTPENIFVCFDGSVKVLDFGIAKAANRVEQTRAGELRGKLSYLSPEQCLGKPLDHRSDIFSLGAVLYEWLTGFKLFTGESDVAVMRSIVDGKVYAPSYFRADIPEPVEAILMKALERDRDKRYPTAWHFQQDLDRFLNTYEFTPTHLHLSNFLKQLFLDELEEEQRRLRPGPVPAAPTTEPEMEEAPSERTLQVPVTASQLEALEALARKHNVPVGRMVGDILASWLKYR, from the coding sequence ATGTCGCCCGTAGCCCCGCGCTCTTCCGTCACGTTCGGCCAGTACACGCTCATCGACCGCCTCGCCGTGGGAGGTATGGCGGAGGTGTTCCTCGCCCACCACTCCGGGCAGGATGGCTTCGACAAGCCCGTCGTCATCAAGCGGATCCGTCCGCACCTGTCCCGGCAGCCGGCCTTCGTGCGCATGTTCCTCAACGAGGCCCGGCTGGCCGCCCAGCTCAACCACCCCAATATCGTGCAGATCCACGACCTGGGGAAGGTGGGCGACAGCTACTACATCGGCATGGAGTACCTCTTCGGCCGGGACATGCGGCGGGTCGTCCCCAAGGCGGAGTCCCTGGGGATTCCCTTCCCCATGGTGTACGCGCTGAAGATCGCCTCCTCCGTGTGCGAGGGCCTCTACTACGCGCACCAGAAGGTGGACCTGTACGGCGCCCCGCTGAACATCGTCCACCGGGACGTGACGCCGGAGAACATCTTCGTGTGCTTCGACGGCTCGGTGAAGGTGCTGGACTTCGGCATCGCCAAGGCGGCCAACCGGGTGGAGCAGACGCGCGCGGGCGAGCTGCGGGGCAAGCTCAGCTACCTCAGCCCCGAGCAGTGTCTGGGCAAGCCCCTGGACCACCGCAGCGACATCTTCTCCCTGGGCGCCGTCCTCTACGAGTGGCTCACCGGCTTCAAGCTCTTCACCGGCGAGTCCGACGTGGCCGTCATGCGCAGCATCGTCGATGGCAAGGTGTACGCGCCCTCGTACTTCCGCGCGGACATCCCCGAGCCCGTGGAAGCCATCCTCATGAAGGCGCTGGAGCGGGACCGGGACAAGCGCTACCCCACGGCCTGGCACTTCCAGCAGGACCTGGACCGCTTCCTCAACACCTACGAGTTCACCCCCACCCACCTCCACCTCTCCAACTTCCTCAAGCAGCTCTTCCTCGACGAGCTGGAGGAGGAGCAGCGGCGTCTGCGCCCCGGGCCCGTGCCCGCCGCGCCCACCACGGAGCCGGAGATGGAGGAGGCCCCTTCCGAGCGCACGCTCCAGGTCCCCGTCACCGCCTCGCAGCTGGAGGCCCTGGAGGCGCTCGCCCGCAAGCACAACGTCCCCGTGGGGCGGATGGTGGGCGACATCCTCGCGAGCTGGCTCAAGTACCGCTGA
- a CDS encoding chemotaxis protein CheA translates to MEIDYDALLNAFLVECDELLSLMEEQLIGLEQEPEQPERLQTIFRAAHTLKGNATCVELPAFAEFAHGVEDLLERLRTGALAVSHEVVSLLLAAVDAMRELRGQVPGSQLVLTPHHRGLMEVMAGAVDAKAVSPTSPPPEPPGRKPLAEEERARSLRVGINKLDRMMDLLGELSIAQEGVAALVEGNRPKEELREAARAGERLLRELQELVMKVRMVPLGPMFRQYVRTVRDLAVSRDKQVELVFEGEDVEMDTAVVDNVRDPLLHMIRNAIDHGIETPAMRRARGKPEVAHIKLRAAHDSGGILIEVIDDGAGLDKTRIIERARALGLAREPENLPEEELFSLIFTPGFSTAREVTSMSGRGVGMDVVRRNVEALRGKVSVQSREGHGVTFTLRLPLTFAIIEGFLVGVGPDTYVVPLDAVQECIELPASARGRPQDREGVLNLRGEPLPFLRLRHLFSHEVEAPTRESMVIVQHPQGRVGLVVDTLHGEGQTVIKPLGSMFKDLPCISGASILGNGRIALILDVTALLREATRRPSAGGALATSA, encoded by the coding sequence ATGGAAATCGATTACGACGCGCTCCTGAATGCCTTCCTCGTCGAGTGCGATGAGCTCCTCTCCCTCATGGAGGAGCAGCTCATCGGCCTGGAGCAGGAGCCGGAGCAGCCCGAGCGGCTGCAGACCATCTTCCGCGCGGCCCATACCCTCAAGGGCAACGCCACGTGTGTGGAGCTGCCCGCTTTCGCGGAATTCGCACATGGGGTCGAGGATCTGCTCGAGCGCCTGCGCACGGGCGCGCTGGCCGTGTCGCACGAGGTCGTCTCCCTCCTGCTCGCGGCCGTGGATGCGATGCGGGAGCTCCGGGGACAGGTACCGGGTTCGCAGCTGGTGCTGACCCCCCATCACCGCGGCCTGATGGAAGTCATGGCCGGGGCCGTCGACGCGAAGGCGGTCTCCCCCACGAGCCCACCTCCCGAGCCGCCCGGGCGCAAGCCCCTCGCCGAGGAGGAGCGGGCCAGGAGCCTCCGGGTGGGCATCAACAAGCTCGATCGGATGATGGATCTCCTCGGAGAGCTGTCCATCGCCCAGGAGGGAGTGGCGGCGCTGGTCGAGGGGAACCGGCCGAAGGAGGAGCTGCGGGAGGCGGCCCGCGCGGGCGAGCGCCTCCTGCGCGAGCTTCAGGAGCTGGTGATGAAGGTGCGGATGGTGCCGCTCGGCCCCATGTTCCGCCAGTACGTGCGCACCGTGCGCGACCTGGCCGTGTCACGGGACAAGCAGGTCGAGCTCGTCTTCGAGGGCGAGGACGTGGAGATGGACACCGCGGTGGTCGACAACGTGCGAGATCCGCTGCTGCACATGATCCGCAATGCCATCGACCATGGCATCGAGACCCCGGCCATGCGGCGGGCGCGGGGCAAGCCAGAGGTCGCACACATCAAGCTCCGTGCCGCCCATGACTCCGGCGGCATCCTCATCGAGGTCATCGACGACGGGGCGGGCCTCGACAAGACACGGATCATCGAGCGGGCCCGGGCCCTCGGCCTCGCACGGGAGCCCGAGAACCTGCCGGAGGAGGAGCTGTTCTCGCTCATCTTCACGCCGGGCTTCTCCACCGCGCGGGAAGTCACCTCCATGTCCGGCCGGGGCGTGGGGATGGACGTGGTGCGCCGCAACGTGGAGGCCCTGCGGGGCAAGGTCTCCGTCCAGAGCCGGGAGGGACACGGGGTGACGTTCACCCTCCGGCTCCCGCTCACGTTCGCCATCATCGAGGGGTTCCTGGTGGGTGTCGGCCCGGATACGTACGTCGTCCCGCTCGACGCCGTCCAGGAGTGCATCGAGCTGCCCGCGAGCGCACGAGGACGGCCCCAGGACCGCGAGGGGGTGCTGAACCTGCGGGGAGAGCCACTCCCCTTCCTCAGGCTGCGTCACCTCTTCTCGCACGAGGTGGAGGCACCAACCCGGGAGAGCATGGTCATCGTCCAACACCCGCAGGGCAGGGTCGGGCTGGTCGTGGACACCCTCCACGGGGAAGGCCAGACGGTCATCAAGCCCCTGGGGTCGATGTTCAAGGATCTGCCCTGCATCTCCGGGGCGAGCATCCTGGGCAACGGACGCATCGCGCTGATCCTCGACGTCACCGCCCTCCTGCGCGAGGCCACCCGGAGGCCCTCCGCGGGCGGCGCGCTCGCCACCTCCGCCTGA
- a CDS encoding PilZ domain-containing protein — protein sequence MSRSGGVLLVEGESPFRMLTHQAIQAAHCECFAVGSLPAALEEARRVRPLLIVLDCASLMPGDERLLAQIEELRRLAGAPLVFLAGLETPTEFIESLSRVGGDDCLLKPLQTRQFQLRLEAASASRPTSPHPLSRWVAKTVSLVHGKRTFAQRAGELLEQSGYHVRYEPLEDERPAREESGIDLHILCTDSREELAHALRVRQPAGLPPGSRWFLICTEGPGHLVTHAGGALIAGFDMARDLPEQLIHKANAWFSRAIDALQPEARVPFFCPVEYREAGNIFGSWSSCYSYDLSPGGIFLRTLVPPRPGAAVELKIHLTTLRMELLGSGVVAWSNAYTPQKTASYPTGMGVHFLGMSPRGLAQLRELCGVDPTPRKPA from the coding sequence ATGAGCAGGAGTGGCGGGGTGCTCCTCGTCGAGGGCGAGAGCCCATTCCGGATGCTGACACACCAGGCGATCCAGGCCGCGCACTGCGAGTGTTTCGCGGTGGGAAGTCTGCCGGCGGCCCTGGAGGAAGCCAGGCGGGTACGCCCCCTCCTCATCGTGCTGGACTGCGCCTCCCTCATGCCTGGCGATGAACGGCTCCTCGCGCAGATAGAGGAGCTGCGCCGGCTGGCGGGAGCACCCCTGGTCTTCCTGGCCGGTCTGGAGACTCCCACCGAGTTCATCGAGAGCCTCAGCCGGGTGGGTGGGGATGACTGCCTGCTCAAGCCATTGCAGACCCGCCAGTTTCAGCTGCGTCTGGAGGCCGCCTCGGCATCCAGGCCCACCAGCCCCCATCCCCTCTCACGCTGGGTGGCGAAGACCGTCTCCCTCGTTCATGGAAAGCGGACCTTCGCCCAGCGGGCCGGCGAGCTGCTCGAGCAGAGCGGCTACCACGTGCGCTACGAGCCGCTCGAGGACGAGCGCCCGGCGCGGGAGGAGTCCGGCATCGACCTGCACATCCTCTGCACCGACTCCCGCGAGGAGCTCGCCCACGCGCTCCGGGTGCGCCAGCCCGCGGGGCTTCCCCCGGGGTCGCGCTGGTTCCTCATCTGCACCGAGGGGCCAGGGCACCTCGTCACCCATGCGGGTGGGGCGTTGATCGCCGGTTTCGACATGGCCCGGGACCTCCCGGAGCAGCTCATCCACAAGGCCAATGCCTGGTTCTCCAGGGCCATCGATGCCCTCCAGCCCGAGGCGCGGGTACCCTTCTTCTGTCCCGTCGAGTACCGCGAGGCGGGCAACATCTTCGGCAGCTGGAGCTCCTGTTACTCCTATGATCTCAGCCCGGGGGGCATCTTCCTGCGCACGCTCGTGCCGCCGCGCCCGGGGGCCGCGGTGGAGCTGAAGATCCACCTGACGACCTTGCGCATGGAGCTGCTCGGCTCGGGCGTCGTGGCGTGGTCCAACGCGTATACCCCCCAGAAGACCGCTTCCTATCCGACAGGCATGGGAGTGCATTTCCTCGGCATGAGCCCCAGGGGCCTGGCCCAGTTGCGCGAGCTGTGTGGGGTGGACCCCACCCCTCGCAAGCCTGCTTGA